A region of Maridesulfovibrio sp. DNA encodes the following proteins:
- a CDS encoding acylphosphatase, whose product MIRSYHCVVTGKVQGVFFRAWINDQAAALSLNGWVRNLDQGKLEVLLQGDETKVAAMRTRLLVGPPLSQVTDVKCEWMDYDTEHKGFEIR is encoded by the coding sequence ATGATCAGAAGCTATCATTGTGTTGTAACCGGCAAGGTGCAGGGAGTGTTCTTTCGTGCATGGATCAACGATCAGGCTGCCGCTCTGAGCCTCAACGGCTGGGTACGCAATCTCGACCAAGGCAAGCTGGAAGTGCTGCTGCAGGGAGATGAGACAAAAGTCGCTGCGATGAGAACCCGGCTGCTGGTCGGCCCACCCCTTTCGCAGGTTACAGACGTAAAGTGTGAATGGATGGATTACGATACCGAGCACAAGGGATTTGAAATCCGTTAG